The nucleotide sequence TCTATAGGATTGGAAtaaaaaacgccaaactactcTAGAATGACTCTCAAAGACTATCTGTATGTGTTCTGTAAGAATGacaaatacaaaacgccaaactactctTCACTGGCTCTCGAAGACCTTGTCGATCTTCTTTTAATTACGGCCTGTTTGCATGTTGATGCGTAATGTCCATAGGCTTTGCAGTTATGACACTGTCTTTCTTTGGCCCCGGGTTTCGACTTTGATTTCTTTTTGTCGATTGCTATCTCCTGTTTAGATTTCAGGCGCTTTCGAGAACCAGAACCTTTGGATTTATAACCTACAGGGACTCTTATCGGATTCTTGTCGTTTTTATATTGACCAGTTATCTCGGCAAATCTATCCCTAGAACTAGCGGGAGGAGCAACAATCTGCATATCTTGAACCTTCTTCATATAAGATTGAAcatgatccttgtataaggatagcTCCTCTTTATTACCAGATAAACGGTTCAAAGTGTATTCGGTTGAATAAATAATATCTCGCATCATACTTTGCACATCAGGATCAAGCTCGGTCATATATTCACGACTAATTGAGAATTCAGGAGAGCAGTTTGGGGAGGCCTCTTTGCGCCATCTATTCGGaatgtattgttttggaaattcccTAATGTCCATAAGACTCAAAACGTAGAATATATGTCTACATAGCAAACCAAACTGTTCAAAACGCCTGCATGAGCAACTGCATGTGCAATCAGACTTGTGGAACATTACCTGAAAAACCCCAAAAACAATATCACTATAACGCCATGCATAGAATGTTggtctaaaaaagaaaaaaaacacattgcatatgataaaacgccattaacagaaaacgccataaaaaccaaAACGCCATTATTTACCTCAAATAAGGATGTACAAGGCTGTTGGAAGTCATTTacgtaaaacttaacaaacccatcaggCTGATCTTCATAACGTTGATTAATGCAATCCAAAACTCCAATAAGCTCAGCTTGAACgtcacaaaaaatattttttgtgtaTATATCAACAGCttgcctgtcacaccccgaccacgtaggacaacaaccgtggcggaaacgtcggggagtgttgcaacagaataattgtttcacaactatggattcaaaaatagtttcgttttattgataatattaaacattacattatcttaacacatagaacaaacaagttttatatcgtctatcatagttattatgtcactaaggccttgtccagatcctatgtgacgcatgcatcctagaaatcaatcaagcatcgacacctgaaacatatgtaaaaacttagtcagcaaagaaatgctggcgagtacataggttttataagagtatcggaatcatggctcgtttatatgttgcggtactttattagactacaagaatcaaaatacaaaccttgttttgaaaaatgtattgcaacatagttaaccaactcaaatcaagttgattatgatttataaaatctcgtagccatgcttcttaacccaaaaacatttgttttagaaaaccaacttgtaaaacatcttgtaaaaaacttgttaaaaactcgtctagtttatatctcttagtaAAACATCGTTGTatgatatcgtttcaaaatcgtttacccaagtgaactaaataacgccacgatatgtaatatgatgaaaacacttatatataggaagtaccagcggcgtatccaccatgctttcatcacattacacccgtcccgttatctaaacactaatcaaaaaccaatcgttcacccaaattgtttaaaatcgtttgaaaatcgttaactcgtttagaatcgtttaaatcatcctcgttttaattgtgaaaaactatttatggtcgtctcgctaacaacattcaaaccttcgtgactcgtccatcgttcaactcgttctcgtattaacaaaccaccaaagggtaagttaacaaatatcagattcagtcgctacccacaacccccacacataaccatgggtgtagtaaagtaacgggatttgtcagatcctatggtaccataacctaatactggtcggttcggccaaaattaatgaatgtcattcgttatgtaactacaaccatcaagttttgttcacattatagaaatcgttattagtttagtaaaaatcgttttaatcgtttttgaaatcatcgtttaaaccttgaaaacatttcgtacatatgaatcaccccaaaacatttaaaaacagtaaaataggggaactatgtactcacatgtagtgcaaagtatccttgatcaaatagaacttcaacaactcgagcaaaccagagaaatcaagtagctcgGAGTAATCGCACCACTAGTCAAACCATatacgcctaaatcggaagatcggacagaatgaggtcttgtaaaccaaatgagtgttggaactcatgtgatatggtttaacaaagcctacatcctaaatcggaacctaacctaagtgctttcgacccatcgcggcccattaaggtagcttacgctactttaacgcatcgtgcacgcaaaagcgcgttcgagacgtctaactagtcctatgacaagtattatatgcccatacatgtttaattatgttacataatcagttacgtgtcaaaagtttaagttacatatgcttaattaccaattatgtatgaagagggtattttggtaatttaccaagggcacataaactacttatcatgcgactaatcaaacctaagtgaccataaggtataactccggaaggttattccctacgctactatggtcactagacgtgtttggtcggatcctaatgatcgaccaaacgggtcgtgttcgaaagtctaagcgggtgtttagtccgcttgacttacgactctacataagcactaaactaaaaagcgacgagctaaacatgccaaagcatgtttagttaagttagaaaacaggttttgatatcaaaacaaacggttttgatatcctagagtagtttggttacaaaatacgcgagaatacgcattttggccgaaactacgactcgccactgagcctagataacgtggtaatcagtaggtatagtcactagggactataaccatcatgattacgctcacgttatgaagttcaaacgaacttcgcattgaccataaactggtcaaagcagaaagtcaaacacagtttgactttaacgatagaaacgaacgaaaaacgcgaaagaatacttacagaaggtccccgcaagattcgaacccgattcactctcaggtaggaagcacaaacttccacttagagagtgtagaatcagattcaaatgtgagggaaatgagtgaagggtggggggtatttatagagttttcacaaccgttaggatcgtttcttgaaacccGAGCTTCGATCCAAGCCCTACACATCATACCCACTGATTTGAATACCATGGGAGCcttcaaaccagcccatagaatgGCCAAAACCATGAGCataagtgtgtaacagctggaacaagctggaaaacacattctgctgatctgggaggtccttacgaaccgtatggagatgtgcttacggtccgtaagccgtGTGCAGATCAGCCAAGTTTGAaaaatggcagaacaggcccctgaagccccaaacttgatttttaagcatttttggcacgtttaaaccccgttaaccccattttaaggctctaaaatgaagttaaagtatagggaacttaaaatgtgctcaaaaatatctcggatgtcggctcgtttggtcgtacgattgcgttgttcggttaattacgacgggagtcgtaacgaacgcaaaaacgatccaaattgcgcgacgaatggatttttattatgccaaacactaaaacataatattttaatgctcacataaatttttggatgtccggatgtattcagaacgtaagatatgcgcgaaaatgcaaacttatgcactttttgacgcttttagtccctattgatcaataaagtttgttttagcataccgaacccctcaaagcctatttctaagctatgtaaaggttatttagggtatgtttaacttatgatcaagtaccggaatgttcgttaccatacaaatcggtatagtttcgcagtttgacacaaatagtccctgcgatcgaacaaacttgatttcaacacaccaaaccatccaaaacttatttctaagttatgtggaggttatttaaggtatgttaagcctatttcactattccggagtgtttgttgcgttaaactggttttATTTACGCATTcgtgcgcatataaccttccagaaagtgatttagagcttgaaatcggaatcgaatcgaattgcaaaatcaccaaacacaaatactcacataataacacaaaaacacatataataacaccaaagcacattgttttattaataatcaacattgttttacatcgcaccacgactacagaacacagttgtcacagtctcccctacgtcaggaaatttcgtcccgaaattttaactagaggaagcttgtgaaaacaaatgcggatatttcgccttcatctggtcctcacgttcctaagtaaactctgggccacgtttggatttgtaggtccccttgatgtgtatggatcttcacagaatcgtctttccaatcaagagtgcggaatcctcttgatcagaataagcagaaaacaagtagaagaacaaaaacagcaattcaatcaaaccgggttttattgattatctatcaagactgattacaatcaatcaaaccctaaccacacACTCAATTTCGTCCAAGCTCTCACTCTCACGAAATTCTGTCTCTCAAATTCTGTtctggctgattaacctaaaccctaatgtctaaccttgtttatataacacaaggtttacaactgggctaggtcaaacatcatgggctgcgaattggacaggcccaattcgccccccatcacccaattctttgggtttagttagcccaaacattacaactaactattacaaagctaaacccgctaaccgtttatcgtttaactaattacaagatatccaaagaccaaatctaagctgttgtcacaaatatgcaccaacaaactcccccttgacaatagcttcataaaaactttgtcttgagtcaaaactttgtcttcggtcttcttgcaatcttcaagtagtcttgcactgtctttggtctttggatagcttcagcttcaatagcttctgtcagcaacagactccccctaagctgatgcatccaatcaccaaatcttcaacacattagcatttgagtaaactccagtttagcatttgcacagcaatcttcaaactcttcaatcttgtctacaatatagaaaggaggttctaccatgcatccaatcaaactctcatcatcacacttcacagcaacttctcagtaacaaaccgcttcaatctgtatactataaaacaaacatctcgagaaaccataagaatttttcaacataagtgaaataaattattatttttcaagagattagttaaactgtataacagattaagctttttcaacttatcaccaacacataaaactttttgttcaacacacaagaacctgtctgatttaagattttgaactcactttctaacaccgtctccccctattagtaacaattcctccaagaataacagttttccgtacattaagaatttaaacaggaaaagacactatttttggatttttatattttctgaaagcaagtgaatacaaaagcaataaacactctatttttgtgagaatcactggtaagaagatcatatcagcataatcaaactgttttacacaatgagattattctttatttaatttttcgtgaaaagcagttcaagacgattaccagtatatttgtccacttaaacaaaatacatgaacatttcaagtaccattaccatatgatacttTAAggtaagtttatttatttatttattgaaatacgagcgtgtcccacaacaggatatacccccgcgatcaaggtatgcacaaagatttatcgtagtaggtgagtatactgatgtcatcctttaagatatcctgactgtatctaggtctgcatataatatgtttcattatgttttaattacttaactatgaacacccaaataaatactaatcaaatcctggaaatataaacaacacactctatcatgcaagtatcttccctaccacatatttcacaagtccaatccaaatttctgaaatcttaactgggaataggttgagaagagaatagaatagatctttagtagagatggtataatatacagatcaaatgagattttctcagtttgatataggtttcttgggtttcttttgggcacttgagggcctctttcgggtgtattagatctatagcgcgacaacgtacagctaggtcagcatgtatctggatgcagcagaagctgtcgttgcctagcacctccaggtcagcatatatctggatgcagcagaggagatacacgacttttttcagagaagatttcagaatcagatcaaaattgtgtgtatcgggaaaacatacagacattcaaatagaaatgagctaattccaagtgactttctttcct is from Helianthus annuus cultivar XRQ/B chromosome 9, HanXRQr2.0-SUNRISE, whole genome shotgun sequence and encodes:
- the LOC118481795 gene encoding uncharacterized protein LOC118481795, which codes for MTSNSLVHPYLRPTFYAWRYSDIVFGVFQVMFHKSDCTCSCSCRRFEQFGLLCRHIFYVLSLMDIREFPKQYIPNRWRKEASPNCSPEFSISREYMTELDPDVQSMMRDIIYSTEYTLNRLSGNKEELSLYKDHVQSYMKKVQDMQIVAPPASSRDRFAEITGQYKNDKNPIRVPVGYKSKGSGSRKRLKSKQEIAIDKKKSKSKPGAKERQCHNCKAYGHYASTCKQAVIKRRSTRSSRASEE